A single genomic interval of Asinibacterium sp. OR53 harbors:
- a CDS encoding 3-hydroxybutyryl-CoA dehydrogenase, which produces MALQHITVIGAGTMGNGIAHVFAQSGFSVVLVDVNPAQLEKALQTITRNFDRQIGKGTVSQEQKQKALANLTTDTDLAKAVSKADLVVEAATENAELKLKIFKQIDEAAPAQAILATNTSSISITKIAAVTQRPGKVIGMHFMNPVPVMKLVEIINGYATEATVTDAIVQLSTTLGKIPCVVNDYPGFIANKILMPMINEAIYSLYEGIAGVDSIDTIMKLGMAHPMGPLQLADFIGLDVCLSILNVLHQGFGNPKYAPCPLLVNMVTAGKLGVKSGEGFYVYSGGSKELVVSNHFKK; this is translated from the coding sequence ATGGCATTACAACATATTACCGTTATCGGCGCCGGTACCATGGGTAACGGTATTGCACATGTTTTCGCACAAAGTGGTTTTTCCGTTGTATTGGTAGATGTGAATCCGGCGCAACTGGAAAAAGCATTGCAGACCATCACCCGGAATTTCGACAGGCAGATCGGTAAAGGCACTGTTAGTCAAGAACAAAAGCAAAAGGCGCTGGCGAACCTGACCACCGATACCGACCTGGCCAAAGCGGTAAGCAAGGCCGATCTCGTTGTAGAAGCCGCTACAGAAAATGCAGAACTAAAATTAAAAATATTCAAACAAATAGATGAAGCAGCACCTGCCCAAGCCATCCTGGCTACCAACACTTCTTCTATTTCCATTACCAAAATAGCAGCCGTTACCCAAAGGCCCGGTAAAGTGATCGGTATGCACTTCATGAACCCGGTTCCCGTGATGAAACTGGTAGAGATCATCAATGGTTATGCTACCGAAGCAACTGTTACCGATGCCATTGTGCAGCTCAGCACTACTTTAGGTAAAATACCATGCGTGGTGAACGACTATCCCGGCTTCATCGCTAACAAGATACTGATGCCCATGATCAATGAAGCTATTTACAGTTTGTATGAAGGCATTGCCGGTGTGGATTCCATCGATACCATCATGAAGCTGGGTATGGCGCATCCTATGGGGCCACTGCAGTTGGCCGATTTCATCGGTCTCGATGTGTGCCTGAGTATACTCAACGTGCTGCACCAAGGATTTGGCAATCCGAAATATGCCCCCTGTCCCCTGTTGGTGAATATGGTTACAGCCGGCAAACTGGGCGTAAAATCCGGCGAAGGCTTTTATGTTTATTCGGGCGGAAGTAAGGAACTGGTAGTGAGCAACCATTTTAAAAAATAA
- a CDS encoding carboxypeptidase-like regulatory domain-containing protein yields the protein MMKFLRYFLIIATLFTFHKGYSQANPYRDSVVQLYGVVMTADSLKGIPAASVIVEGRGRGTISNSDGVFSIAVLKGDHIRFSSIGYKDKTIHIPADLPGNQYSVIQLLISDTTYLPATILKPRPTREQFERDFVNIPVQDDLYETVRKNNNEAQRRALLNSLPADGREAVNYQLRQQANKAYYAGQVPPMNILNPAAWLDFIQAWKRGDFKKKN from the coding sequence ATGATGAAATTTTTACGATACTTTTTAATTATTGCCACCCTGTTCACCTTTCATAAAGGCTATTCCCAGGCAAATCCCTATCGCGATTCTGTAGTGCAACTCTATGGTGTGGTCATGACGGCCGACAGCCTGAAGGGCATACCTGCGGCGAGTGTTATTGTAGAAGGAAGGGGGCGCGGTACCATTTCCAATAGCGACGGGGTTTTCTCCATCGCGGTATTGAAAGGAGACCATATCCGTTTTTCCAGTATTGGCTATAAAGATAAAACCATTCATATCCCCGCCGACCTGCCGGGTAACCAGTACAGTGTGATACAATTGCTGATCAGCGACACCACTTATCTTCCAGCCACCATATTGAAGCCGCGTCCTACACGTGAACAGTTTGAACGCGATTTTGTGAACATACCCGTCCAGGATGATCTCTATGAAACCGTTCGCAAAAACAATAATGAAGCGCAACGCAGGGCCTTATTGAACAGCCTGCCCGCCGATGGCCGCGAAGCTGTTAATTACCAGTTACGCCAACAAGCCAACAAAGCCTATTACGCCGGACAGGTACCGCCCATGAATATCCTGAATCCTGCGGCCTGGCTCGATTTTATTCAAGCCTGGAAAAGGGGCGATTTCAAGAAAAAGAACTAA
- a CDS encoding YigZ family protein produces the protein MSNEDFYQAIDKTAMAEFKDRGSKFIAFVFPVQTPEAFKEQLQQLKKEHPKAVHHCFAYRIGLDGNQFRVSDDGEPGGSAGRPILGQIDSKGLTDTGVIVVRYFGGTLLGVPGLINAYKTATAMALQLVPIVQKPIEIMYELQFDYTRMNDVMMIVKQCNCSVVGQEMQLFCLLRIGIPKARLDEVLYRLQDMHTVDVKQVQ, from the coding sequence ATGAGTAATGAAGATTTTTACCAGGCCATTGATAAAACTGCAATGGCTGAATTCAAAGACAGGGGCAGTAAGTTCATCGCTTTTGTTTTCCCGGTGCAAACACCCGAGGCATTCAAAGAGCAGTTGCAGCAACTGAAAAAAGAACACCCCAAAGCAGTGCATCACTGCTTTGCATATCGTATAGGACTGGATGGAAACCAGTTCAGGGTGAGTGACGATGGCGAGCCCGGCGGAAGCGCCGGCAGGCCAATCCTGGGGCAGATCGACAGCAAAGGACTAACCGATACCGGGGTGATTGTAGTGCGTTATTTTGGCGGCACTTTATTGGGTGTACCCGGACTCATCAATGCCTATAAAACAGCTACTGCCATGGCGTTGCAACTGGTACCCATTGTGCAGAAACCAATTGAAATAATGTACGAACTGCAGTTCGACTATACGCGTATGAACGATGTGATGATGATCGTTAAACAATGCAACTGCAGCGTGGTTGGACAGGAAATGCAGTTGTTCTGCCTGCTCCGTATTGGCATTCCCAAGGCAAGGCTCGATGAAGTATTATATCGTTTGCAGGATATGCATACGGTAGATGTAAAACAGGTGCAATGA
- a CDS encoding Mrp/NBP35 family ATP-binding protein gives MTEEAILKALSNVQEPDLGKDLVTLNMVKDIHISGNDVGFTIVLTTPACPMKDMMRTASENAIKLLVNPSASVKINFIANTSSSRKGDQQLLAGVKNVIAVVSGKGGVGKSTVAANLALALSEGGASVGLMDADIYGPSVPIMFGVRGERPMMKDVNGKGMIVPLEKYGIRLMSIGLLVDEKNAVVWRGPMASSAIRQFVTDVDWGELDYLVIDMPPGTGDIHLTLMQTVPVTGVVIVTTPQNVAVADAKKGIAMFGQAQIKVPIIGLVENMAYFTPAELPNNKYYLFGKEGGKRLADEYDLPFLGQVPLVQSIREGGDAGVPAMLGTDTISQQAFRDFTASAVRNIAIRNANVPKTKPIDVVA, from the coding sequence ATGACCGAAGAAGCTATTTTGAAGGCCTTGAGTAATGTGCAGGAGCCGGACCTGGGGAAAGACCTGGTAACCCTCAATATGGTAAAGGATATTCATATATCTGGTAACGATGTGGGCTTTACCATCGTACTTACCACGCCTGCCTGTCCAATGAAAGATATGATGCGTACTGCCAGTGAAAATGCCATCAAATTACTGGTGAACCCATCGGCTTCCGTTAAAATAAATTTTATTGCCAATACATCTTCCTCCAGGAAAGGCGATCAGCAATTGTTGGCAGGTGTTAAGAATGTCATTGCAGTAGTGAGCGGTAAAGGAGGTGTAGGTAAAAGTACGGTCGCTGCCAACCTCGCACTGGCTTTATCTGAAGGAGGCGCCAGCGTTGGATTGATGGATGCAGATATATACGGACCAAGCGTTCCCATCATGTTTGGCGTGCGCGGCGAAAGGCCGATGATGAAAGATGTGAATGGAAAAGGGATGATCGTTCCTTTGGAAAAATATGGTATCCGGTTGATGAGTATCGGGTTACTGGTTGACGAAAAGAACGCAGTGGTATGGCGTGGTCCTATGGCCAGCAGCGCCATACGCCAGTTTGTAACCGATGTGGATTGGGGTGAACTGGATTACCTGGTGATCGACATGCCTCCCGGCACCGGCGATATACACCTCACATTGATGCAGACCGTTCCGGTAACAGGAGTGGTGATCGTTACCACGCCGCAAAATGTAGCGGTAGCGGATGCTAAAAAAGGAATTGCTATGTTCGGACAGGCACAGATCAAAGTGCCGATCATTGGATTGGTGGAAAATATGGCTTATTTCACCCCTGCCGAATTACCCAATAACAAATATTACCTGTTTGGTAAAGAAGGCGGCAAGCGATTGGCCGACGAGTACGACCTGCCTTTCCTGGGCCAGGTACCGTTGGTGCAGAGCATCCGCGAAGGTGGCGATGCAGGCGTTCCGGCAATGCTGGGAACCGATACCATCAGCCAGCAGGCATTCCGCGATTTTACCGCTTCGGCCGTAAGAAATATCGCCATTCGCAATGCGAATGTGCCCAAAACCAAACCGATCGATGTAGTTGCGTAA
- a CDS encoding bacterial transcriptional activator domain-containing protein, producing the protein MPNRISDPLLQLIKSLQKSEKRNFKLYIKRSSAKEDLKIIQLFDAMDKLAEYDEKHLLKKLTNVGKPQLANLKTHLYKQLLASLRLLKSSESIDMQLHEQLDHARILYNKGLYHQSLKILDKVKGMAHTYNQESFLIQVISLEKKIETLYITRSMVEKTEELIVQANEVNEKRMVITQLSNLALQLYTWYIKNGHARNEEDEKGIKQYFREHLPANAQNLTGFYERLYLFQSYCWYAFVRQDFIMYYRYSQKWLDLFDEQPLMIPIETGHYVKALHNLLNAHFDLRNFEKFQVILKRFEEFSTTPLANQHDIFRVHSFIYIYSAKLNWHLMTGTFKEGLLLVPELEAWLEKEALYLDKHRILVFNYKMATLFFGSGDYETSIDYLRRIIDDHVDMRSDLQCYARLLHMMAHYELGNLELIEGSLIRSVYRYMAKMKNLTVIEEEMFKFLRHSFHRPAHQVKTELKQFLHTIRQVEKSRFETRSFAYLDVISWVESKVYEKPMSKVIHDKYLQHKRKGGVKREQQPVAVL; encoded by the coding sequence ATGCCCAACCGTATTTCCGATCCATTGTTACAGTTGATAAAGTCGCTCCAGAAGTCGGAAAAGCGCAATTTTAAGCTCTATATCAAGCGCAGTTCAGCCAAAGAAGACCTGAAAATCATCCAGTTATTCGATGCAATGGATAAACTGGCCGAGTATGATGAAAAGCATTTGTTAAAAAAGCTCACCAACGTGGGGAAACCACAGTTGGCCAACCTCAAAACCCACCTGTATAAGCAATTACTGGCCAGCCTGCGCCTGCTCAAGAGCAGCGAGAGCATCGATATGCAGTTGCATGAGCAGTTGGATCATGCCCGTATTCTCTATAATAAAGGATTGTATCACCAGAGCCTGAAAATACTCGATAAGGTGAAAGGGATGGCCCATACCTACAACCAGGAAAGTTTTTTGATACAGGTGATTTCATTAGAGAAAAAGATTGAAACACTGTACATCACACGCAGCATGGTAGAAAAGACCGAAGAGCTGATTGTACAGGCCAATGAAGTGAATGAGAAAAGGATGGTGATTACACAATTGTCGAACCTGGCGTTGCAGTTGTACACCTGGTATATCAAGAACGGCCATGCCCGGAATGAAGAAGATGAAAAAGGCATCAAACAATATTTCAGGGAGCACCTGCCGGCGAATGCACAAAACCTGACGGGTTTTTATGAGCGTTTGTACCTGTTCCAGAGTTATTGCTGGTATGCTTTTGTTCGGCAGGACTTCATCATGTATTACCGGTATAGCCAGAAATGGCTTGATCTGTTCGATGAACAGCCTTTGATGATACCGATAGAGACAGGCCACTATGTAAAAGCCCTGCACAACCTGCTGAATGCGCATTTCGACCTGCGCAATTTTGAAAAATTCCAGGTTATATTGAAACGATTCGAGGAGTTCTCAACTACTCCACTGGCCAACCAGCACGATATCTTCAGGGTACATTCTTTTATCTATATCTACAGCGCCAAACTGAACTGGCACCTGATGACGGGTACTTTCAAAGAGGGACTGTTGCTGGTACCGGAGCTGGAAGCCTGGCTGGAGAAAGAAGCATTGTATCTCGATAAACACCGCATACTGGTATTCAACTATAAGATGGCTACGCTGTTTTTTGGTAGCGGCGATTATGAAACATCCATTGATTATCTGCGCAGGATCATCGACGACCATGTAGACATGCGCAGTGATTTGCAGTGTTACGCACGGTTGCTGCACATGATGGCGCACTATGAGTTGGGTAATTTGGAATTGATCGAAGGCTCACTGATCCGCTCGGTATACCGTTACATGGCCAAAATGAAAAACCTTACAGTGATTGAAGAAGAGATGTTCAAATTTTTGCGGCACTCTTTCCATCGTCCTGCCCACCAGGTGAAAACAGAACTGAAGCAGTTCCTGCACACCATCCGGCAGGTAGAGAAGAGCCGTTTTGAAACAAGGTCTTTTGCTTATCTCGATGTGATATCCTGGGTAGAAAGCAAAGTGTATGAGAAGCCGATGAGCAAGGTCATTCACGACAAATATTTACAACACAAACGGAAAGGGGGCGTTAAGCGGGAACAACAGCCTGTTGCTGTGCTGTAA
- a CDS encoding YdcF family protein, which produces MFFILSKVLYFLLYPISWILILWVWRWRSRTAATRKRLLISMIVLGIVFSNPFLYRSFVMSWQPVPKSLPDTAHYSAGIVLGGLSYYDKKDSGFFSLAADRFIQTANLYHRGIINKVLITGGTGNLLQREPPEAIFLKQEFIRNGVNEKDIILESRSRNTYENAVFSKRLLDSMKLQPPFVLVTSAMHMPRSVAVFKKAGINFISYPCDYTVIDERFDIENYIIPDISLLKKWSWVIKEVVGLVVYRLTGKA; this is translated from the coding sequence ATGTTCTTCATTCTTTCCAAAGTATTATACTTCCTGTTATACCCAATTTCATGGATACTTATTTTGTGGGTCTGGCGATGGAGATCACGCACTGCCGCCACACGTAAAAGATTACTGATAAGTATGATTGTGCTGGGTATTGTTTTCTCCAATCCATTCCTGTATAGATCTTTTGTGATGAGCTGGCAGCCTGTACCGAAGTCCTTGCCGGATACTGCGCACTACAGTGCAGGTATTGTTTTAGGCGGACTTTCCTATTACGATAAAAAAGACAGCGGCTTTTTTTCATTAGCAGCCGATCGCTTCATTCAAACAGCTAATTTGTATCACAGGGGTATCATCAATAAAGTACTGATCACCGGTGGCACAGGCAATTTGCTGCAAAGGGAACCGCCGGAAGCTATTTTTCTCAAACAGGAATTCATCCGCAATGGCGTAAACGAAAAAGACATTATCCTGGAAAGCCGGTCGCGCAATACATACGAGAATGCTGTATTCAGTAAAAGGCTATTGGATTCTATGAAATTACAACCGCCGTTTGTATTGGTAACTTCTGCCATGCACATGCCCCGGTCAGTAGCTGTATTTAAAAAAGCGGGCATCAACTTCATCAGTTATCCCTGCGATTATACAGTCATCGATGAAAGATTTGATATCGAGAATTATATCATACCCGATATTTCTCTATTGAAGAAGTGGTCATGGGTCATCAAAGAAGTGGTTGGTCTCGTCGTCTATCGTTTAACAGGCAAAGCCTGA
- a CDS encoding FMN-binding negative transcriptional regulator, whose translation MYHLPHYKEKDQAVVIDFMKQHPFAMLIGVDAGGQPVATQLPFLIKEKEGALYLQAHIMRQTDHCKAFETHQQALVLFTGPHTYVSASWYENPQQASTWNYMTVHARGTLAFLDHEQLLQVLEETTTHFEQDAQSPAQYKELSPEYVERMAKAIVAFEIKVDALEHVFKLSQNRDRRSYEQIMERLNEQDADAKAIAAEMQKRKGRL comes from the coding sequence ATGTACCATTTACCGCATTACAAAGAGAAAGACCAGGCTGTTGTGATCGATTTCATGAAGCAGCATCCTTTTGCCATGCTGATCGGTGTTGATGCAGGCGGACAGCCCGTTGCTACCCAGTTGCCCTTCCTCATCAAAGAGAAAGAAGGGGCACTTTACCTGCAGGCGCACATTATGCGACAGACCGATCATTGCAAAGCGTTTGAGACCCACCAACAGGCGTTGGTACTGTTTACCGGTCCGCATACCTATGTGAGCGCCAGTTGGTACGAAAACCCGCAGCAGGCTTCTACCTGGAACTATATGACAGTGCATGCGCGGGGAACACTTGCTTTCCTGGATCATGAACAATTATTGCAAGTATTGGAAGAAACCACCACACATTTTGAACAGGATGCGCAATCACCTGCTCAATACAAAGAATTATCGCCCGAATATGTTGAACGCATGGCCAAAGCCATTGTTGCTTTTGAGATAAAAGTAGATGCACTGGAGCATGTATTCAAGTTGAGCCAGAACCGCGACCGGCGCAGCTATGAGCAGATCATGGAGCGGTTGAATGAACAAGATGCTGATGCAAAAGCTATTGCCGCCGAGATGCAAAAAAGAAAAGGCCGTTTATGA
- the cmk gene encoding (d)CMP kinase has protein sequence MKKIIITLDGFSSCGKSTLARQLANELNYVFIDSGAMYRAITLYFLRQHIDWQNETEVVKALGKVSLDFRYNPITGNSDMYLNDENVEALIRDMLVSENVSTVSALKAVREFAVAQQQQMGKKKGIVMDGRDIGTTVFPHAELKIFVTADPAVRVERRFRELFAKNPNITIEEVKNNLEMRDYIDSNREFSPLRKAEDAIVLDNSNLTREEQLSLALKWAREKIR, from the coding sequence ATGAAGAAGATCATCATCACGCTCGACGGTTTTTCATCCTGTGGCAAAAGTACCCTGGCGCGCCAGCTGGCCAATGAACTCAACTATGTTTTTATCGACAGCGGGGCCATGTACCGCGCCATCACTTTGTATTTCCTGCGCCAGCATATCGACTGGCAGAATGAAACAGAAGTGGTGAAAGCCCTGGGTAAAGTGAGCCTGGATTTTCGTTACAATCCCATTACCGGCAACAGCGATATGTATTTGAATGATGAGAATGTGGAAGCATTGATACGCGATATGCTGGTGAGTGAAAATGTAAGCACCGTATCTGCGCTGAAAGCAGTAAGGGAATTTGCCGTTGCGCAGCAACAGCAAATGGGAAAGAAAAAGGGGATTGTCATGGATGGGCGGGATATCGGCACCACGGTATTCCCGCATGCCGAATTAAAAATATTCGTAACGGCCGATCCGGCCGTAAGGGTGGAAAGACGGTTCAGGGAATTATTTGCCAAAAATCCCAATATCACCATTGAAGAGGTGAAAAACAACCTGGAAATGCGTGATTATATTGATAGTAACCGGGAGTTCAGTCCCCTTAGAAAAGCCGAAGACGCCATTGTGCTCGATAACAGCAACCTCACCCGGGAAGAGCAGTTGTCGTTGGCGCTCAAATGGGCCAGGGAAAAGATTCGCTGA